The DNA window AGATGAAATTGTGCCATGGATTGACAGTGCCCAACaatcgatatatttttttacctataactAGCTAAAAGCAACTAAGATACATCCAAAGTCCATATCCATGTGCTTTCTCATACTAGCAATATTATTGGTATTGTAGTCTAAGTTAACGCTGCTAAGTTTTGGGCCTCAGTACCTCGCTACTGTatagttgaaaaaaatattattttcatatgcCACTGGAATGATGCAAAATGGATTCTCCCTTCTTAGCAATTCCAGTAAGATGTGGGGGGAGCTATGTAATTTCTACCTTAGCCTTGCGCCACCTTCGAACCATTCTATTCTCCGAGTCCCATCTTCCTCTCTTCCCCATGCGTTCCGCAGGGGGTGGCCTGAGGAAGTGAGAAATGAGATGAGGACAAAAGGGTGGTGAACAGTGGCACACTGTTGGGaatggaagaggaagaggctGAATACCTCATGAGAGATGCAAGTGATAAGAGAGAATATGAcatattttcatgttttttttgattttgattatcACCTCAATTTTAGAAGTATCACTGTAAATTGGTTATGTGGGACTATAATTGTAGACTCTGGTATCTTATCCTTTGCACAAAATTGTTCCAATTATGTCAAAATAATGAAGGCCATAGAGGATTATGTTTGTAACTGAAAATGAGTTTTCCACATGTACATGCAAAGTAGCAAACCCATCTTTTATTTGCTCAGGTGTCCTTGTTCAAATATTGAAGCATTTTCGATGTTTAGAATAGTGCATGCAGCCATGTACCTGCATACATATGGAGAAGCACTTCTCTTGATAACTTGCACATCTGTGAAATATCAATTGAGTGAATGTGCAGCATACACATAAAATTCTTGGTTTTTCTGATTTTAGTCATTACTATTTTATAAGAATCTTGCCTAATCTATGTCGTCCTGttgtagattttttattatttgacaTATCATACATCTTGAAAATGCATATATCTGAAAAATTCAATGCCTTCTCCTTAAAGCTTGGCAGTTGATCCTTTTTTTGGTTAAGCAGGTTGACCAAGCTTTCCAAGTCTTTGAAGATATGAAACAAAAGCACTGTGCTCCGGATGCATACACATATACTATACTAATCAGAATGTCTGGAAAGGCTGGGAGGACCTCAAAATTTCTCTCATTTTTTGATGAAATGGTGTCAAAAGGATGTGCTCTTAACCTGATTGCCTTTAATACTATTATTGAGGCTCTTGGCAAGAATAAGATGGTGGACAAGGTAATTTTCGTACTCTCCAAAATGGTTCAGAGTGACTGCCAACCCAATCAATTCACATATAGCATTACACTGGATATTTTGGCAACTGAAGGGCAACTGCACAGATTGAATGAGGTTCTAGATATCTGTAGTAGATATATGAGCAGATCAATATATTCGTATTTGGTGAAGTCACTTTGCAAATCTGGTCATGCAAGTGAGGCACATAACATATTCTGTCGAATGTGGAACTCCCATGAAAAAGGGGACAGAGATGCTTTTGTATCAATGCTCGAGGTGTTATGTAATGCAGAGAAAACATTAGAGGCTATTGATCTGCTCCTTATGATGCCTGAAAAAGGGATTGCTACAGATGTTAGTATGTACAATAAGGTCTTTTCAGCTCTTGGAAAACTCAAGCAAGTTTCTTTCATAAGCAATCTCTTTGACAAGATGAAAGAAAATGGAATTATTCCTGATATCTTTACTTACAATATTATGATTTCAAGTTATGGTAGAGTTGGCTTAGTTGATAAGGCGTCTGAACTTTTTGAAGTGATGGAGGCTAGTGGTTGTAAACCTGATGTTGTCACATACAATTCTTTGATAAACTGTCTAGGAAAAAATGGAGATCTTGATGAAGCCCATATGCTTTTCAAGGAGATGCAAGAGAAAGGATATGATCCTGATGTGTTTACTTATAGCATATTAATTGAATGTTTTGGTAAATCCAATAAGGTTGAGATGGCATGCAGCTTATTCGATGAGATGATAGCAGAGGGATGCACCCCTAATATTGTAACTTACAACATTCTACTTGATTGTTTGGAGAGACGTGGAAAGACAGAAGAAGCTCATGAACTTTATGA is part of the Oryza brachyantha chromosome 2, ObraRS2, whole genome shotgun sequence genome and encodes:
- the LOC102722830 gene encoding pentatricopeptide repeat-containing protein At1g51965, mitochondrial, with the translated sequence MPRRLATTYSGRIAAARPSPEGPSLTVTVAPTPPPTPLDPRGYPLPRRHLVCAAARILRSQASPTPLLDLADYLRSLRLTLTAAEASEVVKALSPDPPLALAFFRFAATSLPGFRHDAFSYNRILALLFRARADPAEALRLVADMERDGVAGNISTINLLVGMGGGGAEVERCLEMASKWGLRLSGYTYKCIVQAHLRSREVSKGFQVYEEMRRKGYKLDIFAYNMLLDALAKAGMVDQAFQVFEDMKQKHCAPDAYTYTILIRMSGKAGRTSKFLSFFDEMVSKGCALNLIAFNTIIEALGKNKMVDKVIFVLSKMVQSDCQPNQFTYSITLDILATEGQLHRLNEVLDICSRYMSRSIYSYLVKSLCKSGHASEAHNIFCRMWNSHEKGDRDAFVSMLEVLCNAEKTLEAIDLLLMMPEKGIATDVSMYNKVFSALGKLKQVSFISNLFDKMKENGIIPDIFTYNIMISSYGRVGLVDKASELFEVMEASGCKPDVVTYNSLINCLGKNGDLDEAHMLFKEMQEKGYDPDVFTYSILIECFGKSNKVEMACSLFDEMIAEGCTPNIVTYNILLDCLERRGKTEEAHELYETMKQQGLIPDSITYSILERIESRSQRTVRIRKPTRISGWIVSPLR